The following are encoded together in the Roseofilum reptotaenium CS-1145 genome:
- the prmC gene encoding peptide chain release factor N(5)-glutamine methyltransferase: protein MVSGLELAAWRKQAQEAAIAANIPPSEVDGLLRSLSSLDTLSLRLESFKSHADIPFSRPWLDIQQLWKERIDTRVPLQYLIGELTWRDLELHVAPGVLIPRPETELFIDLVLASHVGQMDGDWADLGTGSGAIAIGLAQALPQITVHAVDRSPEALAIARVNAAQYPFNAQIQFYQGCWFTPLHPLKGQLVGMVSNPPYIPTGLINQLQPEVADHEPHLALDGGSDGLDCIRTLISAAPDYLCSGGLWIVEMMAGQAEPVEQLLVENGNYRQIEIHKDLAGIERFALASRR from the coding sequence ATGGTTTCGGGATTAGAGTTGGCAGCCTGGCGAAAGCAGGCACAAGAAGCGGCGATCGCAGCGAATATCCCCCCGTCTGAGGTGGATGGACTGCTGCGATCGCTCTCTAGTCTCGATACCCTCAGTTTACGTCTAGAGTCCTTTAAGTCTCATGCCGATATTCCCTTCTCTCGTCCCTGGTTAGACATTCAGCAACTCTGGAAAGAGCGAATTGACACTAGAGTTCCCCTCCAGTATTTGATTGGCGAATTAACTTGGCGAGATTTGGAGCTGCACGTGGCTCCTGGGGTGTTAATTCCCCGTCCAGAAACCGAGCTGTTCATTGATTTAGTCCTGGCTTCTCATGTGGGGCAAATGGATGGAGATTGGGCAGATTTAGGCACGGGAAGCGGAGCGATCGCGATCGGTTTAGCCCAAGCTTTACCTCAAATTACCGTTCATGCAGTTGATCGAAGCCCAGAAGCGTTGGCGATCGCCCGCGTCAACGCTGCCCAATATCCCTTTAACGCTCAAATCCAGTTTTATCAAGGCTGCTGGTTTACTCCCCTTCATCCTCTTAAAGGCCAATTGGTGGGCATGGTTTCCAACCCCCCCTATATTCCAACAGGCTTAATTAACCAATTACAACCCGAAGTTGCCGATCATGAACCCCATCTTGCCCTTGATGGCGGATCGGACGGCTTAGACTGTATCCGCACCCTGATTAGTGCGGCTCCCGACTATTTATGCTCTGGAGGGTTATGGATCGTCGAAATGATGGCAGGACAAGCCGAACCAGTAGAGCAATTACTGGTTGAGAATGGTAATTATCGTCAAATTGAGATCCATAAAGACTTAGCTGGGATTGAACGCTTCGCCTTAGCTTCTCGGCGATAG
- a CDS encoding polyprenyl synthetase family protein — protein MSKYFEMMTEISQETDAIIKHYTDHLNEEVKQLPMKRYGHPRLRDLQIRTGYEINGGKNWKELTPVCASFEILNCSTYVINWFLDEKHGYETSESKRNLVIAGFQLREIAQQILEDYGMTALIPLLSKINHQIYLGQRMDIQELKVSRIGEYPEYNEFLDAYQKRCRLLSGVFYGSCFLAGSIVAGEPDNLLYEMGAIYGSATQAANDFGDFALPVQRLSKLEKPYQDQFSDFINGKLTLAVYLMTQRSNDQECNRLEELRYKGIEENEYREILCLLVNKGVYADCLAYLKQEHKRCKKMLYTKEKTVHRDMIASILVRITSNKFLSQLRKNLELFQVDHGATLTTSV, from the coding sequence ATGAGTAAGTATTTTGAAATGATGACTGAGATCTCTCAGGAGACTGATGCGATCATTAAGCATTATACAGACCATTTGAATGAGGAAGTGAAACAACTTCCAATGAAGCGGTATGGTCATCCACGGTTACGGGATCTACAAATCCGAACGGGTTATGAGATTAATGGTGGGAAAAACTGGAAAGAACTTACTCCTGTTTGTGCTAGTTTTGAGATTCTCAACTGTTCAACTTATGTTATCAATTGGTTTCTTGATGAGAAGCATGGTTATGAAACGAGTGAGAGTAAACGAAACTTGGTGATTGCTGGCTTTCAACTCAGAGAGATTGCCCAACAGATTCTAGAGGATTACGGTATGACAGCGCTCATACCACTGTTGAGCAAAATCAACCACCAAATTTATTTGGGTCAGAGGATGGATATTCAGGAACTAAAAGTATCTAGAATAGGAGAATATCCAGAGTATAATGAATTTCTAGATGCCTATCAGAAACGATGTAGATTGCTCTCTGGTGTATTCTATGGCAGTTGTTTTTTAGCCGGATCGATCGTTGCAGGAGAACCCGATAATTTACTCTATGAAATGGGAGCTATTTATGGGTCTGCCACTCAGGCAGCCAATGATTTTGGTGATTTTGCTCTTCCTGTACAGCGCCTCTCAAAATTGGAAAAACCCTATCAAGATCAATTTTCTGATTTTATTAATGGAAAGTTGACACTAGCGGTCTATTTGATGACTCAAAGATCCAATGATCAAGAATGTAATCGACTGGAAGAATTAAGATATAAAGGGATTGAGGAAAATGAATACCGCGAAATTTTATGTCTACTGGTGAATAAGGGAGTGTATGCTGATTGTTTAGCTTACCTGAAACAGGAACATAAGCGATGCAAAAAAATGCTTTACACTAAAGAAAAAACAGTTCATCGAGATATGATCGCTTCAATCCTGGTGAGAATTACGTCGAACAAATTCCTCTCACAGCTCAGGAAAAATCTTGAGTTGTTCCAAGTGGATCATGGGGCGACATTAACCACAAGTGTCTAG
- a CDS encoding energy transducer TonB gives MTYSPLFPQQRQPVLQPFWIATIASVAFHGLLWINIPTRSGNSRTSLNTVDLVELTPEQLERLPNLNSPSQLTLPPINPEAWQPQQPIANAPGNSSVNSSSAGNPSSFVLPPPRASLELPPPPVLQLPPISSNSPYREPLVIPTLPPPPPANPPVYDDANPLPILPPSDLDLEINRLADNPEEDIETPLPPEPLEPIGEEPPEETEPGVLPSRIPEAAIADLRRRQEKYRQQETESEDTPEPQSSPVATLPPEDEIPEPEAIPEPQSSPVAALPPEDEIPESEATPEPDDPLLAEIQALREAIVYDPEGTSQEEATATLESWISNLPNRYKNNSNSSLWQQQEIEVPLPVLACRNQLQGRATIGVVVDPEGEIVQEAQLIQSTGYGILNEAALEAVRAKVFELTDDPQLYLLKITFEPLDTCG, from the coding sequence ATGACTTACTCTCCCCTCTTTCCCCAACAACGGCAACCGGTTCTCCAACCCTTTTGGATTGCCACGATCGCCTCCGTTGCCTTTCATGGGCTATTGTGGATTAACATCCCCACCAGAAGTGGCAACTCGCGCACTTCTCTGAATACAGTTGACTTAGTCGAACTGACTCCCGAACAATTAGAACGTCTGCCCAATCTCAACAGCCCTTCCCAACTAACTCTACCTCCCATTAATCCTGAAGCATGGCAACCCCAACAACCCATTGCCAATGCTCCTGGCAATAGTTCAGTTAATAGCTCCAGTGCTGGAAATCCCTCTTCCTTTGTCTTACCTCCCCCCCGTGCATCTCTGGAGCTACCTCCGCCCCCCGTTTTGCAACTCCCTCCCATTTCTTCTAATTCTCCTTATCGAGAGCCTTTAGTCATACCCACCTTACCCCCACCGCCCCCTGCTAATCCGCCCGTTTACGATGATGCAAATCCCTTGCCTATACTGCCTCCAAGCGATCTTGATTTAGAGATTAATCGGTTAGCTGATAATCCAGAAGAGGACATTGAAACGCCGCTTCCCCCCGAACCTCTAGAACCGATAGGAGAAGAACCGCCTGAAGAAACAGAACCGGGTGTATTACCCAGTAGAATACCAGAAGCGGCGATCGCCGATTTGCGTCGCCGACAAGAAAAATATCGCCAACAAGAAACTGAATCAGAGGATACCCCAGAACCTCAATCTTCTCCAGTGGCTACACTTCCTCCAGAAGACGAAATCCCCGAACCAGAGGCAATTCCAGAACCTCAATCTTCTCCAGTGGCTGCACTTCCTCCAGAAGACGAAATCCCCGAATCAGAGGCAACTCCAGAACCTGACGATCCCCTGTTAGCAGAAATCCAAGCCTTGCGGGAGGCGATCGTCTATGATCCAGAAGGAACCAGTCAAGAAGAAGCCACTGCTACCCTAGAATCCTGGATTAGCAACCTTCCCAACCGGTATAAAAATAACAGCAATAGTTCCCTGTGGCAGCAACAAGAAATTGAAGTCCCCCTACCCGTTCTCGCCTGTCGCAACCAACTGCAAGGACGAGCCACCATCGGTGTTGTCGTTGATCCAGAAGGGGAAATTGTACAAGAAGCCCAGCTCATTCAAAGTACAGGATATGGCATTTTGAATGAAGCTGCATTAGAAGCCGTACGAGCCAAAGTTTTTGAGCTAACCGATGATCCTCAACTGTACCTACTCAAAATCACGTTTGAACCTCTAGACACTTGTGGTTAA
- a CDS encoding WD40 repeat domain-containing serine/threonine-protein kinase translates to MSYCLNPHCRFPQNPQGAKYCQTCGQSLILKQHYQAIKKIGQGGFGCTFLALDRSQETTRRCAIKQLIFASQNPDQISKATDLFEQEAKRLYQLGNHPQIPKFYNYFYEGDRYYLVQEYRPGENLEVILEQTGKWTEPQIRDLLKKLLPVLNYIHDRQVIHRDIKPANIIQGLNGEYSLVDFGSAKYVTETALFNTGTTIGSPEYVAPEQIRGKAIYASDLYSLGVTCLYLLTQVSPFLLFDNSEAVWVWREYLGDTQISDKLGAILDRFIQLGTKHRYRCARDAYHALKPEKKLPPPPPPRPQIFLPSEAKTWHCVQTLEGHRGSVSALAISPDGQLLASGSFDCSIKIWNLETGGLEETLNFHTQPVLTLAFSPVEHQLASGSINDAIKIWDFGTGTVYCTPLEHYQSAVTLSLAYHPQGKAIASGGDDRRLQTWFIESDRHQSILHPRGINTVAFSPEGEYIASGSSGNQIYLWRVDTGELITQLNGHQGDINAIAFSRDSQYLASGSSDLTVKLWRLSQPSQNLSSQHTFLPSPDWVRAVTFSSDNQQLIAGSADGSLMIWDLNTLKIRQTLREHLKDINAIAISPRRSLMATASRDTTIKIWIGD, encoded by the coding sequence ATGTCTTACTGTTTGAACCCCCATTGCAGATTCCCCCAAAATCCCCAGGGCGCGAAGTACTGTCAAACCTGTGGGCAAAGCCTGATCCTCAAGCAACACTATCAAGCGATTAAAAAAATTGGTCAGGGGGGATTTGGATGCACGTTTCTGGCTCTCGATAGAAGTCAAGAAACTACGCGCCGTTGTGCCATCAAACAATTAATCTTTGCTAGCCAAAATCCCGATCAGATCAGTAAAGCAACCGACTTATTTGAACAAGAAGCCAAACGGCTCTATCAACTGGGCAATCATCCCCAAATCCCAAAATTTTATAATTATTTCTACGAAGGCGATCGCTACTATTTAGTCCAAGAATATCGACCCGGAGAAAATCTAGAGGTCATTTTAGAGCAAACGGGAAAATGGACAGAGCCTCAAATTCGGGACTTACTAAAAAAACTTTTACCCGTTCTCAATTATATCCATGACCGGCAAGTCATTCACCGGGATATTAAACCCGCCAATATTATTCAAGGTTTAAATGGCGAATATAGTTTAGTCGATTTTGGTTCCGCTAAATATGTGACGGAAACCGCCCTTTTCAACACTGGAACCACCATCGGTTCTCCCGAATATGTGGCTCCCGAACAAATTCGAGGTAAAGCTATTTATGCCAGCGATCTCTACAGTTTAGGAGTCACTTGTTTATACCTTTTAACTCAGGTGTCTCCCTTCCTTCTTTTTGATAACTCAGAAGCGGTTTGGGTGTGGCGCGAATACTTAGGAGATACTCAAATCAGTGATAAACTGGGAGCCATTTTAGATCGGTTCATTCAGCTTGGAACGAAACACCGATATCGCTGTGCTAGGGACGCTTATCATGCCCTCAAACCGGAAAAAAAACTGCCACCACCTCCCCCCCCACGCCCACAAATTTTCCTGCCTTCAGAGGCAAAAACCTGGCACTGTGTGCAAACCTTAGAGGGGCATCGAGGTTCAGTTTCTGCCTTGGCGATCAGTCCCGATGGGCAATTGTTAGCCAGTGGTAGTTTTGACTGTTCGATCAAAATTTGGAATCTAGAAACAGGGGGCTTAGAAGAAACTTTAAACTTTCATACTCAACCGGTTTTAACCTTGGCGTTTAGTCCTGTAGAACATCAATTGGCTAGTGGCAGTATTAATGATGCGATTAAGATTTGGGACTTTGGTACGGGAACGGTGTATTGTACTCCCCTAGAGCATTATCAGAGTGCGGTAACTCTCTCTTTAGCGTATCATCCCCAGGGAAAGGCGATCGCCAGTGGCGGAGATGATCGCCGATTGCAAACTTGGTTTATTGAAAGCGATCGCCATCAGTCCATCCTTCATCCCCGTGGGATCAATACTGTTGCCTTTAGTCCAGAGGGTGAATACATTGCGTCTGGAAGTAGTGGTAATCAAATCTATTTGTGGCGTGTAGACACTGGAGAACTTATCACCCAACTTAATGGACATCAAGGAGATATTAATGCGATCGCCTTTAGTCGAGATTCCCAATACTTAGCTAGTGGTAGTAGCGATCTAACCGTAAAACTTTGGCGTTTATCTCAACCGAGTCAAAACCTTTCATCCCAGCATACCTTTTTACCCTCTCCTGACTGGGTAAGAGCAGTTACCTTTAGCTCAGACAATCAACAACTCATTGCCGGAAGTGCTGATGGTAGCTTAATGATCTGGGATTTAAATACCTTGAAAATCAGACAGACTTTGAGGGAACATCTCAAGGACATTAACGCGATCGCCATTAGTCCGCGGCGATCGCTCATGGCTACTGCAAGTCGCGATACCACCATCAAGATTTGGATCGGGGACTAA
- a CDS encoding FdhF/YdeP family oxidoreductase, with product MTASDSTPQAGGGLPVIQYWAEQTVSPQGVKLWQTLNHKSACLSCAWGTGGHKGGFVNEAGEYLQRCAKSVEAIAAELQPPISLNFWERYSIDELQRLSSQECDRLGRLSYPLLLEAGTSHYRRISWSEVYQIAEQAFHQPGERIASYSSGRSSNEAAYLLQLMMRASGSHNLADCSDLCHSASGVGLKQVFGSGTSMVSLESLKHSDCVVLVGSNAPANHPRLMNELIKIRDRGGKVIIINPQLEVGLVKFASPAFPIKSLLKGGSDISTIYLQPIPGSDTALFLGIQKALIEQNLVKREYCQFYTEGWQEIIDYSGNLNWIDITTTCGLSQEEIEEAAYAIGTSNTVIFAWAMGITQQINGVDNVRCIAHTALLTGNAGKLGAGTMPIRGHSNVQGVGSMGVTVRLRAEIKQALSQLLGKDLGDTHGYDTRALIDAAESGKIDTLFCLGGNLYGANPDLNQAQNALSQIDTIFYVATKPNLGHFHGLAQHHTLLLPVFNRFENPHKTTTESGNNFVRLNEAGKSHLTPENSDLVSEVELIAEIAHRRHGETPVNWRKLQDTQYIRALIAQTIPGYQKIREIDQTEAEFTIEGRIFTEPKFATDSGKAKMKITPLPQLSIPEISAFNLPKESQGIVLILGSGRSYTQHNTVVYRTADKYRGMPHRYCILMNPRDVKKAGFTEHQRVSVKGDAGDLENIEIICGAIREGAAFMFYPEANVLFKAKIDPQSGTPAYKRVPICVYSCKGAMLESRDI from the coding sequence ATGACTGCTTCTGATTCTACCCCTCAAGCTGGTGGGGGTCTACCCGTGATTCAATATTGGGCAGAACAAACCGTTTCACCTCAAGGGGTGAAGCTTTGGCAAACATTGAATCATAAGAGTGCTTGTTTGTCCTGTGCGTGGGGAACAGGGGGACATAAGGGTGGATTTGTGAATGAAGCGGGGGAGTATTTGCAACGCTGCGCTAAGAGTGTAGAGGCGATCGCCGCTGAATTGCAACCCCCCATCTCTCTCAATTTCTGGGAACGCTATAGTATAGACGAGTTACAGCGTCTGAGTTCTCAAGAGTGCGATCGCCTAGGACGATTAAGTTATCCCCTATTGTTAGAAGCAGGAACCTCTCACTACCGGCGCATTTCTTGGTCAGAAGTCTATCAGATTGCCGAACAAGCGTTTCATCAACCTGGGGAGCGCATCGCCAGTTACAGTTCTGGGCGATCGTCGAATGAAGCAGCTTATCTCCTACAATTGATGATGCGGGCGAGTGGCTCCCATAACCTAGCCGATTGTTCGGATTTGTGCCATTCTGCCTCTGGAGTAGGCTTAAAACAGGTGTTTGGTTCGGGAACTTCCATGGTGAGTTTGGAGAGCCTGAAACACTCAGACTGTGTGGTTTTAGTCGGTTCAAACGCCCCAGCCAACCATCCCCGGTTAATGAATGAACTGATTAAAATTCGCGATCGCGGTGGTAAAGTCATTATTATTAATCCTCAATTGGAAGTTGGTCTAGTTAAGTTTGCTTCCCCTGCCTTTCCCATTAAATCCTTACTCAAGGGTGGCTCAGACATTTCCACCATATATTTACAGCCCATTCCCGGCAGCGATACGGCTCTATTTCTGGGCATTCAAAAAGCACTGATTGAGCAAAATCTTGTCAAGCGCGAATATTGTCAATTTTATACGGAAGGCTGGCAAGAAATCATCGATTACTCAGGCAACTTAAACTGGATTGACATTACCACAACTTGTGGATTATCGCAAGAAGAAATAGAAGAAGCCGCCTACGCGATCGGCACGTCCAATACCGTTATTTTTGCCTGGGCAATGGGCATTACCCAACAAATAAATGGGGTAGATAATGTACGCTGTATTGCCCATACCGCCTTACTCACTGGAAACGCGGGTAAACTCGGTGCAGGAACCATGCCCATTCGCGGTCATTCCAATGTGCAAGGAGTCGGTTCTATGGGCGTAACCGTGCGTTTGCGAGCAGAAATAAAACAAGCTCTTTCCCAACTTTTAGGCAAAGACTTAGGCGACACCCACGGTTATGACACCCGTGCCTTAATCGATGCCGCCGAATCTGGAAAAATTGACACCCTGTTTTGTTTAGGCGGCAACCTGTATGGAGCCAATCCCGACTTAAACCAAGCCCAAAATGCCCTATCCCAAATCGACACCATTTTTTATGTAGCTACCAAACCCAACTTAGGACATTTTCACGGACTAGCCCAACACCACACCTTACTTTTACCCGTCTTCAATCGCTTTGAAAATCCCCATAAAACCACCACCGAATCCGGGAATAACTTTGTGCGCCTGAATGAAGCCGGAAAAAGCCATTTAACCCCTGAAAACTCGGATTTAGTCTCTGAAGTTGAGTTGATCGCTGAAATTGCCCACCGTCGCCATGGAGAAACCCCAGTCAACTGGCGCAAACTCCAGGATACCCAATATATCCGGGCATTAATTGCACAAACGATTCCTGGATATCAGAAAATCAGAGAAATCGATCAAACCGAAGCTGAATTTACCATTGAAGGACGCATCTTTACCGAACCCAAATTCGCCACAGATTCGGGCAAAGCCAAGATGAAGATTACGCCCCTTCCCCAGTTATCAATTCCAGAGATCAGTGCGTTTAACCTCCCCAAAGAGAGCCAAGGAATTGTCTTGATTTTAGGCAGTGGACGCAGCTATACCCAACATAATACGGTAGTCTACCGCACTGCCGATAAATATCGAGGAATGCCCCATCGCTATTGTATTTTAATGAATCCTAGAGATGTCAAAAAAGCAGGATTTACAGAACATCAAAGAGTGAGTGTGAAGGGCGATGCAGGCGACTTAGAGAATATTGAAATTATCTGCGGCGCAATTCGTGAGGGTGCGGCATTTATGTTTTATCCAGAAGCGAATGTTTTGTTTAAGGCTAAGATCGATCCCCAAAGCGGGACACCAGCCTATAAGCGAGTTCCGATTTGTGTGTACAGTTGTAAAGGGGCAATGTTGGAATCGAGGGATATTTGA
- a CDS encoding precorrin-2 C(20)-methyltransferase, producing MQLGTLYGIGIGTGDPELITLKGLRQLQNAPVVAFPSGLNNQPGVAETIIQPWLKPQQIQLSLTFPYLQDETLLYQAWTDAAQQVWSYLQQGHDIAFACEGDISFYSTFNYLAQTLTKQHPQASIEVIPGIASPMAAAAVLGLPLTIRDQRLTILPALYHIDRLEQALNSSEVVVLMKVSSVYGQVWQFLKERNLLKQAYIVERATQPNQKIYTNLEQFPQLPLSYFSLLIIMGSN from the coding sequence GTGCAACTCGGAACTCTTTACGGCATTGGGATCGGTACAGGCGATCCAGAATTAATTACCCTCAAAGGATTGCGGCAATTACAAAATGCTCCTGTTGTTGCCTTTCCCTCCGGACTCAACAACCAACCCGGTGTAGCTGAAACCATTATCCAACCCTGGCTCAAGCCCCAACAAATCCAACTCTCCCTCACCTTTCCCTATCTACAAGATGAAACCCTTTTGTACCAAGCTTGGACAGATGCAGCTCAACAAGTTTGGTCTTACCTTCAACAAGGACACGATATTGCCTTTGCTTGCGAAGGCGATATTAGTTTTTATAGTACCTTCAACTATCTTGCCCAAACCCTAACCAAACAACATCCCCAAGCCTCCATAGAAGTGATTCCTGGTATCGCCTCACCCATGGCAGCCGCAGCCGTTCTTGGACTCCCTCTCACTATTCGGGATCAACGGTTGACCATTTTACCGGCACTCTACCATATCGATCGCCTAGAACAAGCCTTAAACTCTTCAGAAGTCGTTGTCTTAATGAAAGTCAGTTCCGTTTATGGACAAGTATGGCAATTTCTCAAAGAGCGTAATCTACTCAAACAAGCCTATATTGTCGAACGAGCCACCCAACCCAATCAAAAAATCTATACTAATCTAGAACAATTCCCCCAACTCCCCCTCTCCTACTTCTCCCTACTGATTATCATGGGGAGTAATTAA
- the hetR gene encoding heterocyst differentiation master regulator HetR: MTNENDLIKRLSPSAMDQILLYLAFIAMRNSGHRHGAFLDAAATAAKCAIYTTYMEQGQNLRMTGHLHHIEPKRVKVIVEEVRQALTEGKLLKMLGSTEPRYLIQFPYVWMEKYHWQPGKSRVLGNNLVSEEKQDIESKLPPHLPDAQVIPSFQFMDLIEYLHTRSQQDSNLPTDRQLPLSEALAEHIKRRLIYSGTVTRIDVPWGMPYYALTRSTYTPVDQEERKYVLVEDTARYFQLMQEWAESPSEQNPPVMRILEEMDIPPERYEQAMEELDEVIRAWADRYHEDGGKPMVLQMVFGPLEG; encoded by the coding sequence ATGACTAATGAAAATGATCTGATCAAACGTCTTAGCCCCAGTGCAATGGATCAGATCCTGTTATATCTAGCCTTTATTGCCATGAGAAATAGTGGCCATCGCCATGGGGCTTTCTTAGACGCTGCCGCTACTGCTGCTAAATGTGCGATTTATACGACTTACATGGAGCAGGGGCAAAACTTGCGGATGACGGGGCATCTGCACCACATCGAACCCAAACGAGTTAAAGTCATTGTTGAAGAAGTTCGGCAAGCGCTCACAGAAGGAAAACTGCTGAAAATGTTGGGGTCTACTGAACCCCGCTATCTGATTCAATTTCCCTATGTCTGGATGGAAAAATATCATTGGCAACCGGGAAAATCTCGCGTTTTGGGAAATAATTTAGTCTCGGAAGAAAAACAAGATATTGAATCTAAACTGCCCCCCCATCTACCCGATGCCCAAGTGATTCCCTCATTCCAGTTTATGGATTTGATTGAATATTTGCATACGCGATCGCAACAAGACTCCAATCTTCCTACTGACCGGCAACTTCCCCTCAGCGAAGCTCTTGCTGAACATATTAAACGTCGTCTGATCTACTCCGGGACAGTCACTCGCATTGATGTCCCCTGGGGAATGCCCTACTACGCTCTCACTCGCTCCACCTATACCCCGGTCGATCAGGAAGAGAGAAAATATGTCTTAGTTGAAGATACAGCCCGCTATTTTCAACTGATGCAAGAATGGGCAGAAAGCCCCTCAGAACAGAACCCCCCTGTCATGCGTATCCTGGAAGAAATGGATATCCCCCCAGAACGCTATGAACAAGCCATGGAAGAACTTGACGAAGTTATTCGTGCGTGGGCAGACCGCTACCATGAAGATGGGGGCAAGCCCATGGTTCTTCAAATGGTGTTTGGCCCCTTGGAAGGGTAG
- a CDS encoding Tic22 family protein, protein MIKSLVQWGSRVSLMGTLLLSPVVGLSLIPSAAIAIPEAQIERKLQGIPVYAISDEEGVLLTVSVPRDQEKPDEGRISLTRVFISQTDAQSFLAQVRESNPDIPQGMSARAIPLSEVYKLHQEYKDSEEPLVFQFQPKDEQVNQARTVLQQQGDPELANAFQGVPLFMAKAGEDQGYLTIQNGDRQAVLAFFDHGDLEQALEEYKKQNSDANSQIVVQVTTLERLMDLLITEDDPFLQKVELIPTPESRSFLQEEIERRQSGN, encoded by the coding sequence TTGATTAAGTCGTTAGTTCAATGGGGAAGTCGCGTGAGTTTAATGGGGACTCTACTATTGAGTCCTGTCGTTGGTCTGAGCTTGATTCCCTCAGCCGCTATTGCGATTCCGGAAGCACAAATAGAACGAAAATTACAGGGTATTCCAGTTTATGCAATTAGTGATGAAGAAGGGGTCTTACTGACGGTTTCTGTTCCTCGCGATCAAGAAAAACCGGATGAGGGTCGGATTTCTTTAACTCGTGTTTTTATTAGTCAAACGGATGCTCAAAGTTTTTTAGCTCAGGTACGCGAAAGTAATCCTGATATTCCTCAAGGCATGAGTGCGCGGGCAATTCCGTTGAGCGAGGTATATAAGTTACATCAAGAATATAAGGATTCGGAAGAACCGTTAGTGTTTCAGTTTCAGCCTAAAGATGAACAGGTCAATCAAGCTCGCACTGTGTTGCAGCAACAAGGAGACCCGGAGTTAGCAAATGCGTTTCAGGGTGTTCCTCTCTTTATGGCTAAAGCAGGGGAAGATCAGGGGTATTTGACGATTCAAAATGGCGATCGCCAAGCGGTTTTGGCCTTTTTTGACCATGGAGACTTAGAGCAAGCTCTGGAAGAGTATAAAAAGCAGAATAGTGATGCAAATTCCCAAATTGTGGTTCAAGTGACCACTTTAGAGCGGTTGATGGATTTGTTGATTACTGAAGACGATCCGTTTTTGCAAAAAGTGGAGTTGATTCCGACACCAGAATCTCGTAGTTTTCTCCAGGAAGAGATAGAACGCCGGCAGTCGGGAAATTAA
- a CDS encoding class I SAM-dependent methyltransferase gives MTVTDLYQGMSDFYNAFVQRNRDYQAIATDLIDLFGDGQTILDVGIGTGLLVEQILHLRPNLRIVGVDTSASLLEQAEECLGSQVELYCEDISNLSVDKLFDIAYSRGGAWALVNDGDHVLLASHILDLATLERSFERVAAHLCDGGRLIIISSNSNHTKQEQLDDNIVFERKITQKRVDDEQYLILDYHCYHQKELVGQQQVKMRLVDLESVEKMLEAVGLISISNHESEYHVYEKRSC, from the coding sequence ATGACGGTAACTGACCTATATCAAGGCATGTCTGATTTCTATAATGCCTTTGTTCAGCGGAATCGAGATTATCAAGCAATTGCCACCGATCTCATTGACCTTTTCGGTGATGGGCAAACCATCTTAGATGTGGGAATTGGAACCGGCTTGCTGGTCGAGCAAATCCTTCATTTGCGACCTAACCTGCGGATAGTTGGAGTAGATACAAGTGCCTCACTACTTGAACAAGCAGAAGAATGTTTAGGGAGTCAAGTTGAGCTTTATTGTGAAGATATCAGTAATTTATCTGTTGACAAGCTCTTTGATATTGCCTATTCCCGTGGTGGAGCCTGGGCATTGGTCAATGATGGCGATCATGTTTTGCTGGCAAGCCACATTTTGGATTTGGCTACCCTTGAGCGAAGTTTTGAACGGGTTGCAGCACACTTATGTGATGGAGGACGTTTAATTATTATTTCATCCAATTCCAATCATACCAAGCAGGAACAACTGGATGATAATATTGTATTCGAGAGAAAGATCACCCAAAAAAGGGTTGATGATGAGCAATATCTGATCTTAGACTATCATTGCTATCATCAAAAGGAGCTTGTTGGACAACAGCAAGTAAAAATGCGATTAGTGGACTTAGAATCTGTGGAAAAGATGCTGGAAGCGGTAGGACTTATCTCTATATCCAATCATGAAAGTGAATACCACGTCTATGAAAAAAGGAGTTGTTAA